The following coding sequences lie in one Corynebacterium anserum genomic window:
- the nucS gene encoding endonuclease NucS, with product MRLVIARCSVDYLGRLEAHLPEADRLIMVKADGSVSIHADDRAYKPLNWMTSPCTLTELLPSSTGNAEDPLLDATTHPEFDDPRVKQLWIVSNKTAEQLRIRIYDIHSDSSHDLGEDPGLQKDGVEAHLQELLAEQIELLGEGFSLVSREYPTPIGPVDILSRDADGGTVAVEIKRRGGIDGVEQLTRYVELLNRDELLAPVSGVFAAQEIKPQARTLAEDRGFRCVTLDYAAMRGTDDSEFRLF from the coding sequence ATGCGTCTTGTCATTGCTCGCTGTAGCGTCGATTATTTGGGTCGGTTGGAAGCTCATTTGCCGGAGGCTGATCGTCTCATCATGGTCAAGGCCGACGGCTCCGTATCGATTCACGCAGATGACCGTGCTTATAAGCCGCTGAATTGGATGACTTCCCCGTGTACTCTGACAGAGCTGTTGCCCTCCTCGACAGGCAACGCCGAGGATCCTTTACTCGACGCAACTACGCATCCCGAGTTCGACGATCCGAGGGTGAAACAGCTATGGATCGTGTCCAACAAGACTGCCGAACAGCTGCGCATCCGGATTTATGACATCCACTCCGATTCCTCCCATGACTTGGGAGAAGACCCTGGATTGCAAAAAGATGGTGTGGAAGCCCATTTACAGGAGCTTTTGGCGGAGCAGATCGAGCTTTTGGGGGAGGGATTTAGTTTGGTAAGCAGAGAATATCCAACGCCCATTGGTCCCGTGGATATTTTGTCCCGAGATGCTGATGGCGGCACCGTCGCAGTGGAAATCAAGCGCCGTGGTGGGATTGATGGCGTCGAACAGCTAACTCGCTATGTGGAACTGCTCAACCGCGATGAATTATTGGCTCCTGTCTCTGGTGTGTTTGCTGCACAGGAGATCAAGCCACAAGCTAGAACCCTCGCGGAGGATCGGGGTTTTCGCTGTGTCACGCTCGACTATGCGGCGATGCGCGGCACCGATGACAGTGAGTTCCGCCTTTTCTAA
- a CDS encoding DUF2550 domain-containing protein: MKTLMFILVAIVLIACCAALWRFLNLRSQGYPVVVRSLPNQDGRHWRHGVLLYAGTSARFYQLRSLRPQCDLRFTRLGTEIIGRREISHFERKFLEANLHAVEIAHRGKRYEMALDAQGDTALVAWLESGPSARRDRNSAYNNPRPI; encoded by the coding sequence ATGAAGACGTTGATGTTCATTCTTGTCGCGATAGTACTCATCGCGTGTTGTGCTGCGCTGTGGCGCTTTTTGAATCTGCGTTCCCAGGGGTATCCCGTGGTCGTCCGAAGTCTTCCGAACCAGGATGGTAGGCATTGGCGTCACGGGGTTTTGTTGTATGCAGGCACTTCTGCACGGTTCTATCAACTCCGGAGTCTGCGTCCTCAGTGTGATTTAAGGTTCACCCGACTGGGCACCGAGATTATCGGTCGCCGGGAGATATCTCATTTTGAGCGCAAATTCTTGGAGGCTAACTTGCATGCGGTGGAGATTGCACACCGTGGTAAGCGTTATGAGATGGCTTTGGATGCTCAAGGGGATACAGCTCTCGTCGCATGGCTGGAATCTGGGCCGTCGGCCCGTCGTGACCGGAACTCTGCATATAACAATCCACGTCCTATCTAA